The Lysobacter enzymogenes DNA segment GAGCCGAGCAGGCCGCCGAGCGCGTTGGTGGTGCTGAACAAGACGATGAAGGTGACCAGATTGCGCAGCCCGTCGGCGACCACGCGCACCAGCGCCAGCAGGATCGAAGAGGCCAGGAACATCGAGGCCGCCATCGCGATCAGGGTCTGGGTGAGGTAGAAGTTTTCCGGCCGGGTCAGGTTGGTGGCGTGCGAATCCACGTAGGCGCACACGCCGACGATCGCCACCGCGATCAATCCGAGCAGATCGAAGCGTTGTTTCGGCAGGAATAGCAGGGTCACCACGAACCCGGCGACGGTGCCCAGCAGCACCAGCCAGAACAGCGTGTGCATCTGTTCGTTGAGCAGGCCGAGCACGTTGAGCAGGCCGACCGCGCCGACCGACTGCTCCGACAGCACCATGCGCGACAGCGTGATCGCCAGCCCCAGCCGCACCATGTAGCCGCCGTGCAGCAGCCAGCGCAGGTTGACCATCGGCTTGGAACGGTTGATCTCGACGATCACGAACAAACCCGCGCACACCGCCGCGGCGACCAGGCATTCGCCGAGCCACGGCGTGTCCAGCCACCAGCGCAGCCGGCCCTGGGTCAGCACCACGGTGACCAGGGCGATGGCGCTGGCGTAGAGCGGGAAACTGACGATGTCGAGACCGTCGAACATCGGCTGGCGCGGCACCGGGGTGACCCGCAGCAGATTGATCGCGGCGAAGCAGGCCAGCGCCAGGCCCAGCTCGAACATCACCACGCCGTGCCACTGGCCGTGCAGGAACAGCCCTTCGGCGATGATCCGCGACACCGGCGCGCCGGTCTGCAACGCGGCGAAGCCGAACATCAGGCCGATGACCTTCTTCGGGCCGCTGAAGACCTCGGCCATGTACAGCACGGTCAGCGAGCTCAGCGGCGCGGCGGCGATGCCGAGCGCGGCGCGCGCGGCGATCGCCGAGCTGAGGTCGTTGGCGACCAGGTGCACCACCGCGGCGATCACGAACAGGCCGATGGCGAGGTCGGCGAACAGGCGCAGGCCGTAGTGCAGGCGGAATTTGGTCAGCAGCAGGCTGGCCGGGATGTTGGTGGCGAAGTAGGCGGTCAGCAGCCACGCGCCCTCGGCCGTGGTCGCGCCGAGCGCGCCCTGCACCTGCGGCAGGTTGGACGCGACCAGGTTCATGCCCAGGCTTTGGGTCAGCCCGAGCAGCAGCGAGATCGCCACGAACGCGGCCATGCGCCAGCGCGGCATCGGCGCCGGCGCGGCCGGCGGGCCGGCCGGCGGTGGCGGCGATGGCGGCGGCGCAGCTCCGGTGCCCGCGTCCGAGCCAGGCGCGCGCGGCGCGGCGGCGGGCGCGGCCGGCGCGCGCGTGGCGGGCGCGCTGGGCGTGTTGGCGGCGGACGTGTTGGCGACGGACGTATTGACGGCAGGCGCCTCGGTGGCGGGCGCGCTCGCCGCCATCGGCGCGGACGCGGCCGGCGCGGACGACCCAGGCGCGCGCGCGGACGCGGCCCGCGGCCCGGACACGGGTCGCGCGGACGCGGCAGGCGACGAAGACGGCGCGGCGGCGCCCGGAGCGGAAGAGTCGGACAAGGACAAGGCGGTGGCGGCGGTGCTGGCCATGTGCAGGCGCGCGGCTCCCGCTGGCGTTGGCGTTGGCGTTGGCGTTGCGATGGATGAGTAGGCAACAGCGGGCGGTCAACGATCAAGCGCGCGCGAGGCGGCTGGGCTGTCCGTTCGAGTCGCTTTCCCCTGCCCGCGTATGTTGCGATTCCTGCGTCGCGGGGATGTGACGGACTGCGCGGGACGGCTATCCTGCGGCTGCGATGCATGCAGCCGCGCCACATGCGGCACGGCGCCGGCCGGCGCCAGACAAGCGCGAGAAGCGCGAGAAGCGAGGACGCGATGGACCAGGACGATCCGTATCGGCATACCTCCGTCGCGGACCGGGTGCCGAACCCTTATGGCGAACGCGACGGACGCGGCCCCGAGGGGCTCGGCGGCTGGCTGATCGCGGTCGCCGCGATCCTGGGCCTGTCGGCGGCGTTCGCGATTCTCAGCCTGGGCTTGGCCGTGTTCGGTGGCGGCTTGTCCGGCGACTTGTCGCCCGAGTACCTGGGCTACGTGCGCGCGCGGGTCGCGGTCGATGCCCTACTGCTGCCGCTCGCCCTCGCCGCGCTGACGCTGTTCTGGCGCAAGTCGCGGTGGTTCCCGCACACGTTCGTCGCCTGGGCGGCGGTGGCCGCGTTCGGCAAGGGCGTCCGCCCGTGGATGATGGCCATGACCGGCGACGTCAGCCTGGTCATGGCCCTGGCGACGCCGTTGCTGTGGGCGCTGCTCTGGTACGGCCCGTGGATCGTTTACATCCTGCGCTCCCGACGGGTCCGCAACACCTTCGCCGCGCGCCGCTGACAGCCGCCGCATGGATGCGCCGCGACGCGCGATGGCGCTATCGTGGCGGCCGCGGCCGCCGCCGGGTTCCGGGGAGGAACCGTCCGCGCCGCGCACAGGGGACCCGCCATGCACGACGAAGATCCGTACCGCCGCGAACCCGCGCCGCCCGCCGCGCGCGGCGCGCTGCGGCTCGGCGACGAACCGCTGCGGTTCGGCACCGACCGCAGCGAACGCAACCGCGGCGCGGTCGGCCGCGGCGGCTGGCTGATCGGCGTGGCGATCATGATGGTGTGGTCGCTGCTGTTCGCCATGGCCAACGCCGGCGGCATGGCCGCGCTGCTGGAATCGCCCGAGGTGGCCTCGGCGATGGACGGGGCCAAGGCGGGCGCCTTGCGCTTCTATCTCGCGGTCAGCGCCGCGATGTTCGCGTTGAACCTCGTCGCCCTGGTGCTGTTCGCGATCAAGTCGCCGTGGTTCCCGCGCGTCTACGTCGCCTGGCTCGGCATCGATCTGGTCCTGGTATCGATCGCGACCGGCTTGCTGTCGCAGGCCAGCGGCGGCGGCTTTGCCGGCGTCGCCGCGGCGGCGCTGATCGGCCGGCTGCTGTTCTGGAACGGCCCGTGGATGGCCTACGCGGCCATGTCCGAACGGGTGAGGAACACCTTCGCCGCCCGGCGCGCCTGAGCGCGGCCGCGGGTTGGTCCCGCGCGCCTGCGTGACTTCCGCCACGCAGGCCGGGCACGCGCGCTGCCTATAGTGGCCGGCCCCCGCTCCGCATCCGTAAGGACACGCCATGCACGCTCTGCGTCCCCTCGCCGCCACGCTCGCGCTGGCTCTGGCGAGCTTCGCGACGGTCGCCGCGCCCGCTTCGCCCATCGCAGCGGCGACGCCGGCGGCAGCGGCGACGCCGGCAGCGCCGGCAGCGCTGGAAGCCGGCACCGACGCGATCTTCGCGCGCTGGAACCGCGGCGACAGCCCCGGCTGCGGCGTCGCGGTGTTCCGCGACGGCGCGATCGCGTTCCAGAAAGGCTACGGCCAGGCCAACCTGGAGCTGGGCGCGCCGATCGGCGCGGACACGGTGTTCGACATCGGCTCGACGTCCAAGCAGTTCACCGCCGCCGCGCTGCTGTTGCTGGAGCGCGACGGCAAGCTCTCGCTCGACGACGACGTGCGCAAGTACGTGCCCGAGCTGCCCGACTACGGCCAGACCATCACCCTGCGCCAGCTGCTGCAGCACACCAGCGGCCTGCGCGACTACCTCGACGTGCAGTTGCTGGCCGGCGTCGCCTACGACGACTACAGCAGCGACCGCCAGACCCTGGACCTGCTGGCGAAGCAGAAGGCGCTGAACTTCGCCCCGGGCAGCGAGTTCGTCTACAGCAACACCGGCTACTTCCTCGCCGCCGAGATCGTGAAGCGGGTCGCCGGCAAACCGCTGGCGCAGTTCGCGCATGAGCGCATCTTCGCGCCGCTGGGCATGCGCGACACCCTGTTCCGCGACGACCACACCCTGCCGGTACGCGGCCGCGCCAGCGCCTACACGCGCGCCGGGGGCGCGGCCGGCGAGGCGGCGGACGGCATCGCCCGCTTCCGCATCGACATGCCGAACTGGGACCAGGTCGGCGACGGCGCGGTGCTGACCACGCTGGCCGACCTGCAGCGCTGGGACGAGAACTTCTACCGCCCCGTGGTCGGCGACGCCGACTTCCTCGCCCGCCTGCAGCAGCCGGGCCGGCTCGCCGACGGCACGCGCCTGGATTACGCGCTGGGCCTGTTCGTCGATAGCCACCGCGGGCTCAAGACGGTTTCGCACGACGGCGCCTGGGGCGGCTACCGCGCCCAGCTGCTGCGTTTCCCGGAGCGGCACCTGTCGGTGGCGACGCTGTGCAACCTGGATTCGACCGACCCGGAGAGCCTCGCCCTGCGCGTCGCCGACCTGTGGCTGGGCCTGCCGCCCGAACCGGCGGCGCGACGCGCCCCGCGCCCGACCGTGGACATGCTGCCCGCCGCGATGCAGCGCTGGGCCGGGGTGTACCGCAATCCCGCCACCGGCAGCCTGCGCCGGATCGAATGGGACGAGGGCGCGCTGTCGCTGCACGCCTTCGGCGACACCTATCCGATGCGGCCGGTCGGCAAGGACGAGTTCGAGGTCGACGACGCCCCGGTGGCCGCGCTGTCGTTCCGCGATCCCGGCCGCGGCCGGCCGCGCGTCGCGGTGCAGCTGGCCGACGGCAAGCGCACCGAGTTCCCCGAGCTGCAGGTGGCCCAGCCCGACGCCGCCGCGCTGGCCGCCTACGCCGGCGACTACCGCTGCGACGAACTCGGCCGCGACTATCGCTTCAGCGCGATCGACGGCGCCCTGCATCGGGCCGACGCGCGCAGCGGGCCGGCGCGGCTGCAGCCGCTGGAACGCGACCGCTTCCTGCAGGGTTCGCTGAACTTCCGCTTCCAGCGCGATGCGGCCGGCGCGATCGACGGGGTGTCGATGGACGTGGGCCGCGTGCGCGACCTGCGTTGCCAGCGCCGCTGACGCTCGCGATCAAAGATTCATCGCACCGGAAACCGCAGCCGCGGTTGTTGTGGGAAGGGCTTCAGCCCCGATGCTCTTGTGCCAAGTCGCGCGGATCCGAGCCGAAAGTGTCGGGCCTGAAGGCCCTCCCACACCGCTCCTTCAACCCCGCGCCGCGCCGCGCCGCCGCAGCGCCAGCACCGCGTACACCGCCACCAACGCCAACAGCGACACCGCGATCGCCAGCCACTGCGCCGCGCTCATCGTCGCCAACACCGCCGCCATCACCGCTACCGCCAGCAGCGGCATCGGCCAGGCGCCGCCGGGCAGGCGGAACGGCTCGCCGGGGCCGCGCAGGTCGCGCGCCTGCGCGCGCCACGCGGCGACCGCGACCGCGGCGAACAGCAGGCAGATCGCGCCGCCGGAAATCAGCGCCAGGGTCTCGAAGTTGCCGATCAGCGCCAGCGCCAGGGCGATGCCGGCGTGGGCCAACAGCGCGGTGCGCGGGACGTGGTGGCGCGCATCGACGCGGCCGAACGCGGCCGGCAGGTAGCCGTCGCGGCCCAGCGCGAACAACAGCCGCGACGACGAAAACAGATTGCCCATCAGGAATCCGGCCATCGACACCGCGGCGGTCGCCAGCAGCGCGCCGTGCGCCGGCGCCCACAACGCGCCGGCGGCGTCGGCCACCGGCGCGCCGCTGCCGGCCAGGCGCGCGCCGAGCAAGCCCTGGCAGGCGAGCTGGATGCCGATGTACAGCAGCACCACCAGCACGATCGCCGACAAGGTCGCGCGCGGCACGTGGCGGGCAGGATCGCGCACCTCGCCGGTCGGCACCAGCGCGGTCTCCATGCCCGAGTAGGCGAACACCACCAGCACCATCGACGAGCCCAATGCGCTCCACGGCAGCGCGCTCCAAGACAGCGAGCTCCACGACGGCCATGCGCCGACACCGATTTGGTTCCAGTCCACGAACAGCAAACCGACGCTGGCCAGCAGGAACAGCGGCGCCAGCTTGAGCGTGGCCAGCAGCACGATCGCGCGCGCGCCCAGCTTCACCCCGAACGCATTGAGCGCGAACACCGCGGCGTACGCCGCGGCGATGAACCCCGCGCGCGGCAACGGCTCGCGCAGCGCCGCCCAGGCGTTGCCGGCCTGCTCGGCCAGGGCCGCGGCGACGCCGGCGCTGGAGGACGCGTTGCACACCCACATCAGCGCGCCGGCGAGGAACCCGGCGAACGGCCCGAACGCCGCGCCGACGAAGGTGTACGGCCCGCCGGTGGCGGCCGCGCGGCTGCCGATCGCGGCGAAGCACAGCGCGATCGGCACGATCGCCATCGCCCCGGCCACGAACACCAGCGGCGCGCCCGCGCCGAGCCGCCCGTACAACAGCGCCGGCAGCATGAAGATGCCGGCGCCGACGATGATGTTGACGATCGACGCGCCGAGCTGGAACGGGCCGAGCGCGCGCACCAGCGCAGCGTCGCCGTGCAGCGCTTTCGACGCGGCGGGTGCTACGGCGGACACGGCATCGTTCATGACGGCTCCCCAGCGATCCGCCGCAGCCTCGCACGCGGCGCGGGGAAATGCGAGGGATCTGCGTCGCAGCCTTGTTCCCGCTCGCCGGCAACCACGCGATCTGCCTGTAGGAGCGGCGCGAGCCGCGACCGCGACACCGCGCTTACGTCGCAACCGGCCACCCCGCGGTCGCAGCTTGCGCAGCTCCTACCGTCGCTGCGTTGCGACTTCCCCGCCAACGAAAGGCCACGCAATCTACCTGTAGGAGCGGCGCG contains these protein-coding regions:
- a CDS encoding MFS transporter, whose amino-acid sequence is MAAFVAISLLLGLTQSLGMNLVASNLPQVQGALGATTAEGAWLLTAYFATNIPASLLLTKFRLHYGLRLFADLAIGLFVIAAVVHLVANDLSSAIAARAALGIAAAPLSSLTVLYMAEVFSGPKKVIGLMFGFAALQTGAPVSRIIAEGLFLHGQWHGVVMFELGLALACFAAINLLRVTPVPRQPMFDGLDIVSFPLYASAIALVTVVLTQGRLRWWLDTPWLGECLVAAAVCAGLFVIVEINRSKPMVNLRWLLHGGYMVRLGLAITLSRMVLSEQSVGAVGLLNVLGLLNEQMHTLFWLVLLGTVAGFVVTLLFLPKQRFDLLGLIAVAIVGVCAYVDSHATNLTRPENFYLTQTLIAMAASMFLASSILLALVRVVADGLRNLVTFIVLFSTTNALGGLLGSAVLGTYLAQRQTAHYQHLMQQATLADPQVALRTQQLGGAVARVLGDAAARGNQGLASFNQQVVRESWVLAYNDVFLAVAWLAAAVLAWVLLLKWQLWRRGHTVVSFASQVPGPFGPPAAAPAPAPGRDAAATPPALQSPPNPAASAAPSAPAPAPARS
- a CDS encoding DUF2569 family protein translates to MDQDDPYRHTSVADRVPNPYGERDGRGPEGLGGWLIAVAAILGLSAAFAILSLGLAVFGGGLSGDLSPEYLGYVRARVAVDALLLPLALAALTLFWRKSRWFPHTFVAWAAVAAFGKGVRPWMMAMTGDVSLVMALATPLLWALLWYGPWIVYILRSRRVRNTFAARR
- a CDS encoding DUF2569 family protein, which encodes MHDEDPYRREPAPPAARGALRLGDEPLRFGTDRSERNRGAVGRGGWLIGVAIMMVWSLLFAMANAGGMAALLESPEVASAMDGAKAGALRFYLAVSAAMFALNLVALVLFAIKSPWFPRVYVAWLGIDLVLVSIATGLLSQASGGGFAGVAAAALIGRLLFWNGPWMAYAAMSERVRNTFAARRA
- a CDS encoding serine hydrolase domain-containing protein; the protein is MHALRPLAATLALALASFATVAAPASPIAAATPAAAATPAAPAALEAGTDAIFARWNRGDSPGCGVAVFRDGAIAFQKGYGQANLELGAPIGADTVFDIGSTSKQFTAAALLLLERDGKLSLDDDVRKYVPELPDYGQTITLRQLLQHTSGLRDYLDVQLLAGVAYDDYSSDRQTLDLLAKQKALNFAPGSEFVYSNTGYFLAAEIVKRVAGKPLAQFAHERIFAPLGMRDTLFRDDHTLPVRGRASAYTRAGGAAGEAADGIARFRIDMPNWDQVGDGAVLTTLADLQRWDENFYRPVVGDADFLARLQQPGRLADGTRLDYALGLFVDSHRGLKTVSHDGAWGGYRAQLLRFPERHLSVATLCNLDSTDPESLALRVADLWLGLPPEPAARRAPRPTVDMLPAAMQRWAGVYRNPATGSLRRIEWDEGALSLHAFGDTYPMRPVGKDEFEVDDAPVAALSFRDPGRGRPRVAVQLADGKRTEFPELQVAQPDAAALAAYAGDYRCDELGRDYRFSAIDGALHRADARSGPARLQPLERDRFLQGSLNFRFQRDAAGAIDGVSMDVGRVRDLRCQRR
- a CDS encoding APC family permease, whose amino-acid sequence is MSAVAPAASKALHGDAALVRALGPFQLGASIVNIIVGAGIFMLPALLYGRLGAGAPLVFVAGAMAIVPIALCFAAIGSRAAATGGPYTFVGAAFGPFAGFLAGALMWVCNASSSAGVAAALAEQAGNAWAALREPLPRAGFIAAAYAAVFALNAFGVKLGARAIVLLATLKLAPLFLLASVGLLFVDWNQIGVGAWPSWSSLSWSALPWSALGSSMVLVVFAYSGMETALVPTGEVRDPARHVPRATLSAIVLVVLLYIGIQLACQGLLGARLAGSGAPVADAAGALWAPAHGALLATAAVSMAGFLMGNLFSSSRLLFALGRDGYLPAAFGRVDARHHVPRTALLAHAGIALALALIGNFETLALISGGAICLLFAAVAVAAWRAQARDLRGPGEPFRLPGGAWPMPLLAVAVMAAVLATMSAAQWLAIAVSLLALVAVYAVLALRRRGAARG